One region of Streptomyces leeuwenhoekii genomic DNA includes:
- the drmD gene encoding DISARM system SNF2-like helicase DrmD — translation MTPAAQRETERTGSEALPEEGNLVEVRGQSWVVARVEPSPPAPDGHQNRRPATLVHLQSVADGRFGDTLSVIWEVEPGRRVLPAGSLPDASTGNYDSPNRLAAFLDAVRWSAVASADAKTLQAPFRSGVAVEPYQLEPVSRAVGAPRVNLLLADDVGLGKTIEAGLVVQELLLRGRARRIMVVCPAGLTLKWRDEMAEKFGLEFTIVDSEHCARLRRTHGTVANPFRVHPLTIVSLPWLRGQKAQRLLDEVIGAPEESPDGEHKRFFDLLVLDEAHHVAPAAPKQVYAVDSQQTKLIRRLVPHFEHRLFLSATPHNGYPESYTALLELLDPQRFIRGPQGPDKEALKDAVVRRLKSTVTNADGTPRFRTRKTLELPVEYTPQEREIHGLLGEFAELRRKKLTPKARGGRRAADLVTLLLKKRLFSSPAAFLHTVRVYLSHLEDTGPARGRTAAAEVPEWLEEFADLVADLDDTGLVDAEDDALTRSTSLTPAEDGRELDLLQQMERWALTHEAAPDSKAETLIRELKAICRPDGKRWTNERVVVFTEYRDTQEWLYDLLQQEELTDGGRVERLHGGLSAEERERIRLGFQTDPSREEGKVRILLATDAAGEGIDLQNHCHRLINYDIPFNPNKLEQRIGRIDRWGQKHDPEITHFIGAGWQQAQAGSYEADLEFLSRVAKKVARMEHDLGSVNAVLADAVQRRMTGDTAPVDIENARPKPIKGRRTGGEVAPEQNVTAQTKRLADQYDETVTALGLTPANVKRVVDTALALDNQPPLLPSTFRAEDFEPGDLFEVQPLSGSWERATRGLAHKLREGEQRPLTFSPSVAAQAKDDVVLAHLKHPLVALSTRLLTAAVWNADSIGLSRVTAVLSDDPAVTTTLVSAYARYVLVGTDGTRLHEEVLYAGGWFGDTGRFRRWESVGEQGRVLSQALTEGTEAAPHLRKELTEAWPRLRDPLYRSLEARAGELGRQLESRLADRRAEEERRITATLDRFEATLRAKLKEEGEGEGEQLALLSTHELTGHERRQFEEDRQRWDDRLKGLPAERERELAAIAARYREPRSHLFPAAVVFVIPAKEARR, via the coding sequence ATGACGCCAGCAGCTCAGCGCGAGACCGAGCGGACCGGATCCGAGGCGCTCCCCGAAGAGGGCAACCTGGTCGAGGTGCGCGGCCAGTCCTGGGTGGTCGCCCGCGTCGAGCCGTCCCCACCGGCCCCCGACGGCCACCAGAACCGCCGCCCCGCGACCCTGGTCCACCTCCAGTCCGTCGCCGACGGTCGCTTCGGCGACACCCTCTCCGTGATCTGGGAGGTCGAGCCCGGCCGTCGCGTGCTGCCCGCCGGCTCCCTCCCCGACGCCTCCACCGGCAACTACGACTCCCCGAACCGCCTCGCCGCGTTCCTCGACGCCGTGCGCTGGTCCGCCGTCGCCTCCGCCGACGCCAAGACCCTCCAGGCGCCCTTCCGCTCCGGCGTCGCCGTCGAGCCGTACCAGCTGGAGCCGGTCTCCCGCGCCGTCGGCGCGCCCCGCGTCAACCTGCTCCTCGCCGACGACGTCGGCCTCGGCAAGACCATCGAAGCCGGTCTCGTGGTGCAGGAGCTGCTGCTGCGCGGCCGGGCCCGCCGCATCATGGTCGTCTGCCCGGCCGGCCTCACCCTCAAGTGGCGCGACGAGATGGCCGAGAAGTTCGGCCTGGAGTTCACCATCGTCGACTCCGAGCACTGCGCCCGCCTGCGCCGCACTCACGGCACGGTGGCGAACCCCTTCCGCGTCCACCCCCTCACGATCGTCTCCCTGCCCTGGCTGCGCGGTCAGAAGGCCCAGCGCCTCCTCGACGAGGTCATCGGCGCCCCCGAGGAGAGCCCTGACGGCGAGCACAAGCGCTTTTTCGACCTGCTCGTCCTCGACGAGGCCCACCACGTGGCGCCGGCCGCGCCCAAGCAGGTGTACGCCGTCGACTCCCAGCAGACGAAGCTGATCCGGCGCCTCGTCCCGCACTTCGAGCACCGCCTCTTCCTCTCGGCCACCCCGCACAACGGCTACCCCGAGTCGTACACGGCGCTGCTCGAACTCCTCGACCCCCAGCGCTTCATCCGCGGGCCTCAAGGCCCGGACAAAGAAGCCCTGAAGGACGCCGTCGTACGGCGCCTGAAGTCGACGGTGACCAACGCGGACGGCACGCCCCGCTTCCGCACCCGCAAGACGCTCGAACTCCCCGTCGAGTACACCCCCCAGGAGCGCGAGATCCACGGTCTGCTCGGTGAGTTCGCCGAGCTGCGCCGCAAGAAGCTGACGCCGAAGGCCAGGGGCGGACGCCGCGCCGCCGACCTGGTGACCCTGCTGTTGAAGAAGCGCCTGTTCTCCTCCCCGGCGGCCTTCCTGCACACCGTCCGGGTCTACCTGTCCCACCTGGAGGACACCGGCCCCGCACGGGGTCGCACCGCGGCCGCCGAGGTCCCCGAGTGGCTGGAGGAGTTCGCCGACCTGGTCGCCGACCTCGACGACACCGGGCTGGTCGACGCCGAGGACGACGCGCTGACCCGCTCCACCTCGCTCACCCCGGCGGAGGACGGCCGGGAACTGGACCTGCTCCAGCAGATGGAGCGCTGGGCCCTCACGCACGAGGCGGCACCCGACTCCAAGGCGGAGACGCTGATCCGCGAACTCAAGGCCATCTGCCGCCCCGACGGCAAGAGGTGGACCAACGAACGCGTCGTGGTGTTCACCGAGTACCGCGACACCCAGGAGTGGCTGTACGACCTCCTCCAGCAGGAGGAACTCACCGACGGCGGCCGTGTCGAGCGCCTGCACGGCGGCCTGTCGGCGGAGGAGCGCGAGCGCATCCGCCTCGGCTTCCAGACCGACCCGTCCCGCGAGGAGGGCAAGGTCCGCATCCTCCTGGCCACCGACGCCGCCGGCGAGGGCATCGACCTCCAGAACCACTGCCACCGCCTGATCAACTACGACATCCCCTTCAACCCCAACAAGCTCGAACAGCGCATCGGCCGCATCGACCGCTGGGGCCAGAAGCACGACCCCGAGATCACCCACTTCATCGGTGCCGGCTGGCAGCAGGCCCAGGCCGGCTCCTACGAGGCCGACCTGGAGTTCCTTTCCCGCGTGGCGAAGAAGGTCGCGCGCATGGAGCACGACCTCGGTTCCGTCAACGCCGTCCTCGCCGACGCCGTACAGCGCCGCATGACGGGCGACACCGCACCGGTCGACATCGAGAACGCCAGGCCCAAGCCGATCAAGGGCCGCCGCACCGGTGGCGAGGTGGCGCCGGAGCAGAACGTCACCGCGCAGACGAAGCGGCTCGCCGACCAGTACGACGAGACGGTGACCGCGCTGGGTCTGACGCCGGCGAACGTCAAGCGGGTCGTCGACACGGCCCTGGCCCTGGACAACCAGCCGCCGCTCCTGCCCTCCACGTTCCGGGCCGAGGACTTCGAACCGGGCGACCTGTTCGAGGTCCAGCCCCTGTCGGGAAGCTGGGAGCGCGCGACCCGCGGTCTCGCGCACAAGCTCCGCGAGGGCGAGCAGCGCCCGCTCACCTTCTCCCCGTCGGTGGCCGCGCAGGCCAAGGACGACGTGGTCCTCGCCCACCTCAAGCACCCGCTGGTGGCCCTCTCGACGCGTCTGCTGACGGCAGCCGTGTGGAACGCGGACTCGATCGGCCTCAGCCGCGTCACGGCGGTGCTCTCCGACGACCCGGCGGTGACGACGACCCTGGTCTCCGCGTACGCGCGCTATGTCCTCGTCGGCACCGACGGCACCCGTCTACACGAGGAAGTCCTGTACGCGGGCGGCTGGTTCGGCGACACGGGCCGCTTCCGCCGCTGGGAGTCCGTGGGGGAGCAGGGCAGGGTCCTGTCCCAGGCGCTCACCGAGGGCACCGAGGCGGCCCCGCACCTCCGCAAGGAGCTGACGGAGGCCTGGCCGAGGCTCCGCGACCCCCTCTACCGCTCTCTGGAGGCCCGGGCCGGTGAACTCGGCCGCCAGCTGGAGAGCAGGCTCGCCGACCGCCGGGCGGAGGAGGAGCGCCGCATCACGGCCACCCTCGACCGCTTCGAGGCCACCCTGCGCGCCAAGCTCAAGGAGGAGGGCGAGGGGGAGGGCGAGCAGCTGGCCCTGCTGTCGACCCACGAGCTGACCGGCCACGAGCGCCGCCAGTTCGAGGAGGACCGCCAACGCTGGGACGACCGTTTGAAGGGTCTCCCCGCCGAACGCGAACGCGAACTCGCCGCCATCGCCGCCCGCTACCGCGAGCCCCGCTCCCACCTCTTCCCCGCCGCCGTCGTCTTCGTGATCCCCGCAAAGGAAGCCCGCCGATGA
- a CDS encoding serine/threonine-protein kinase, with protein sequence MRRSLGRYELTHELGRGGMGVVWAAHDRDYHREVAVKVLAPRARGTEPTTLERRFLREARLTSRLRHPGVPTVHDHGNHDGELYLVMDLVPGRALDAVLRNDGPLAIEQAADVARRTAEVLSYAHAQGVVHRDLKPSNLMITPDGEIKVLDFGVAAALEPQPGETRFTASNATPGTVVYMAPEQAVGQTVPASDLYSLGCVLYELLTGAPPFTDGSPFMLYHRHANEPVPPLADRRPDVPDGLRTLVERLLEKKPEDRPSSAAEVAALLAAWAPGPAAATEEMPAHPRLAEIEALRRAGRPARALEEYQELMAVGGLDRASSLAVRAGAALCIGALGRTREALDELRSVLAEQRSLLGPGHPAVLDTRYEIAVLLIRTGERRAAEELLRRLVDEEDRILPDRNTGHGRSRALLERLRRMG encoded by the coding sequence ATGCGGCGAAGCCTTGGACGGTACGAGCTCACGCACGAACTGGGCCGGGGCGGCATGGGGGTGGTATGGGCGGCCCACGACCGTGACTACCATCGAGAGGTCGCCGTCAAGGTACTCGCGCCCCGCGCCCGCGGGACCGAACCCACCACACTAGAACGCCGTTTCCTGCGCGAGGCCCGCCTGACCAGCCGCCTGCGCCACCCCGGTGTCCCCACCGTTCACGACCACGGCAACCATGACGGCGAGCTCTACCTGGTCATGGACCTGGTTCCGGGCCGCGCACTGGACGCCGTCCTCAGGAACGACGGCCCGCTCGCCATCGAGCAGGCCGCGGACGTCGCCCGCCGCACGGCCGAGGTGCTGTCCTACGCCCACGCTCAGGGCGTGGTGCACCGCGACCTCAAACCGTCCAACCTGATGATCACCCCGGACGGTGAGATCAAGGTCCTCGACTTCGGGGTCGCCGCCGCGCTCGAGCCCCAGCCCGGTGAAACCCGTTTCACCGCCTCCAACGCCACCCCCGGCACGGTCGTGTACATGGCGCCTGAGCAGGCCGTCGGTCAGACCGTGCCCGCCAGCGACCTCTACTCGCTGGGCTGCGTCCTGTACGAGCTGCTCACCGGAGCACCGCCCTTCACCGACGGCAGCCCCTTCATGCTCTACCACCGGCACGCCAACGAGCCCGTCCCGCCGCTCGCCGATCGCCGCCCCGACGTACCGGACGGCCTACGGACGCTGGTCGAGCGGTTACTGGAGAAGAAGCCCGAGGACCGGCCCTCCTCCGCCGCGGAGGTCGCCGCCCTGCTCGCCGCATGGGCGCCCGGGCCGGCTGCCGCCACCGAGGAGATGCCCGCTCATCCCCGCCTGGCCGAGATCGAGGCCCTGCGCCGAGCCGGCCGCCCAGCCCGCGCCCTGGAGGAGTACCAGGAGCTGATGGCCGTCGGCGGCCTCGACCGCGCGAGCTCCCTCGCCGTCCGTGCCGGAGCCGCCCTGTGCATCGGCGCGCTCGGGCGTACCCGGGAGGCCCTGGACGAACTGAGGTCGGTCCTCGCAGAACAACGCAGCCTGCTCGGGCCGGGGCACCCGGCCGTGCTGGACACCCGCTACGAGATCGCCGTCCTGCTGATCCGCACCGGGGAGCGACGTGCTGCCGAGGAGCTGTTGCGTCGCCTCGTCGACGAAGAGGACCGCATCCTGCCCGACAGGAACACCGGGCACGGGCGCAGCCGGGCACTGCTGGAGCGGCTGCGCCGGATGGGCTGA
- a CDS encoding serine/threonine-protein kinase, which translates to MPRPEPGMVLCDRYRLESVLGRGVMGQVWRGLDLPLDRPVAVKTVATELLAVASGRDAALARFHRETRAAARLNHANVATVFDASLTDDTYCLVMELIEGTTLEYLFDQYDNGRLDVPSAAAVGAQICAGLSAVHAAGFVHRDLKTQNIMIRRDGIVKVLDFGLVKLLSDADPRLTATGEGVGNLFCASPELLEGWDRLDGRSDLYAVGCLLHHMLTGTPPFPTHQPALLASHHLATPPPLVTDAGVDVPGDLQDLVTALLAKRPDDRPSSAAEVYAALAPHLPDPRPELAVRRTVPEDPRRPFLVPHGPLPL; encoded by the coding sequence ATGCCGAGACCGGAGCCGGGGATGGTGCTCTGTGACCGTTATCGGCTGGAGTCGGTCCTGGGCCGAGGCGTTATGGGACAGGTGTGGCGGGGGCTCGACCTGCCCCTCGACCGGCCCGTGGCAGTGAAGACCGTCGCCACCGAGCTGCTGGCCGTGGCGAGCGGCCGCGATGCGGCCCTGGCGCGGTTTCACCGTGAGACGAGGGCGGCCGCGCGTCTGAACCACGCCAACGTTGCCACCGTTTTCGACGCGTCGCTCACGGACGACACCTATTGCCTGGTGATGGAACTGATCGAGGGCACCACCCTCGAGTACCTCTTCGACCAGTACGACAACGGGCGGCTCGACGTCCCCTCCGCGGCTGCTGTCGGCGCACAGATCTGCGCAGGACTGTCCGCGGTCCATGCGGCCGGTTTCGTCCACCGTGACCTGAAGACACAGAACATCATGATCCGACGCGACGGGATCGTTAAGGTCCTCGACTTCGGGCTCGTCAAGTTGCTCAGTGATGCGGATCCGCGACTCACGGCGACCGGCGAGGGCGTCGGCAACCTCTTCTGTGCCTCTCCTGAGCTCCTGGAGGGCTGGGACCGGCTCGACGGCCGCAGCGACCTGTACGCCGTGGGCTGCCTGCTGCACCACATGCTCACGGGTACGCCCCCCTTCCCGACCCACCAGCCGGCGCTCCTCGCTTCACACCATCTCGCCACACCCCCGCCCCTCGTCACCGACGCGGGGGTGGACGTGCCCGGCGACCTCCAGGACCTGGTCACGGCCCTGCTCGCCAAGCGGCCGGACGACCGCCCCTCCTCGGCGGCAGAGGTGTACGCGGCCCTCGCACCGCACCTGCCGGACCCGCGCCCTGAGCTGGCCGTCAGGCGTACTGTGCCCGAGGACCCCCGACGCCCCTTCCTCGTCCCCCACGGTCCGCTGCCCCTGTGA
- a CDS encoding N-6 DNA methylase, translated as MSSPDVVPVSLAEIARIAGVGRAAVSNWRRRHDSFPTRIGGTDVSPQFSLAEVEQWLRENGKLNDIGRKELLWPRFEVLGSRNESGLAVAEAARRMRSPRARIAHPELSAQARDLVAQAARLGREEGSRETFEFLLQRWLETHVRQLSTTPPPLAALMVRIALAVRLGSKDGGLTFLDPACGTGHLAAAAAQEYDGTGLELLACERDKALAALASARLDFIAEDRGIRTRIAMADALRADPFPGTRADIAVCNPPFNERDWGYEELATDQRWAHGLPPRTEPELAWVQHLLARLKPGGAAVVVLPPAVASRKAGRRIRGSLLRTGALRAVVSLPPGSAQPHSVSLQLWILRAAADSPTAAPPSQDALLVDATRFARPGTREPSPDWDALGSFVLTALATLDHPDKETPEGAVRVPLLDLLDEEVDVTPGRYTASMSEACPKEVAARWGEFSSLLTDLADQARHLSVLEVEAGTQQAMTTLGDLLKAGALTLRAGQQPPEATAPTRGATVPLLTIADLLHDGRPGQDLSTDSVHAIAEEGDVVVAGVIRAFRAWVHEGPPMAVGPQLYVLRVDSEKLDAHFLAGCLRAPANGRQAGTHASSSSRVDIRRLQVLQLPLEKQVAYAETFRRLSAFEALLTMADGLGKGLAGDTNDHLAAGGLTI; from the coding sequence ATGAGTAGCCCGGACGTCGTACCCGTCAGCCTGGCCGAGATCGCCCGGATCGCCGGCGTCGGGCGAGCCGCGGTGAGCAACTGGCGGCGCCGCCACGACTCCTTCCCCACCCGGATCGGGGGCACCGACGTCAGCCCGCAGTTCTCGCTCGCGGAGGTCGAACAGTGGCTTCGAGAGAACGGCAAACTCAACGATATCGGTCGCAAGGAGCTTCTCTGGCCACGTTTCGAGGTACTCGGCAGCCGGAACGAGTCGGGTCTGGCCGTGGCCGAGGCCGCCCGCCGGATGCGTTCCCCCAGAGCCCGGATCGCCCATCCAGAGCTGTCCGCGCAGGCTCGTGACCTGGTGGCCCAGGCGGCGAGGCTGGGACGGGAGGAGGGATCGCGCGAGACCTTCGAGTTCTTGCTCCAACGGTGGCTGGAAACCCATGTCCGGCAGCTCAGCACCACGCCACCGCCACTCGCCGCACTGATGGTCCGGATCGCCCTCGCAGTCCGTCTCGGTTCCAAGGACGGCGGACTGACATTCCTCGATCCGGCCTGCGGCACGGGGCACCTGGCCGCCGCAGCCGCGCAGGAGTACGACGGCACGGGGCTCGAACTGCTCGCGTGCGAACGGGACAAGGCGCTGGCCGCGCTGGCGTCCGCCCGGCTCGATTTCATCGCGGAGGACCGCGGCATCCGTACGCGGATCGCCATGGCCGACGCACTGCGGGCAGACCCCTTCCCCGGCACACGAGCGGACATCGCGGTGTGCAACCCGCCCTTCAACGAACGTGACTGGGGATACGAGGAGCTCGCCACCGACCAGCGTTGGGCCCATGGGCTGCCTCCGCGGACCGAGCCCGAGCTGGCCTGGGTGCAGCACCTCCTTGCCCGCCTCAAGCCCGGCGGTGCCGCTGTGGTCGTCCTTCCCCCAGCGGTTGCGTCACGCAAGGCGGGCCGCCGCATCCGTGGCTCTCTGCTGCGTACCGGGGCGCTTCGGGCTGTCGTGTCCCTGCCCCCGGGCAGCGCGCAGCCGCACAGCGTGTCCCTGCAGTTGTGGATCCTCAGAGCGGCGGCGGACAGCCCGACGGCCGCTCCCCCGAGCCAGGACGCCCTCCTCGTGGACGCCACACGCTTCGCACGGCCGGGAACTCGCGAGCCGAGCCCGGACTGGGATGCTCTCGGTTCATTCGTCCTCACCGCGCTGGCGACCCTCGACCATCCCGACAAGGAGACACCGGAGGGAGCCGTTCGCGTTCCCCTGCTCGACCTTCTGGACGAAGAGGTGGATGTCACCCCGGGGCGCTATACCGCCTCCATGTCGGAGGCCTGCCCGAAGGAAGTCGCGGCGAGGTGGGGTGAGTTCAGTTCACTGCTGACCGATCTTGCCGATCAGGCGCGGCACCTGTCCGTTCTCGAGGTCGAGGCCGGCACCCAGCAAGCCATGACGACCCTCGGAGACCTGCTCAAGGCGGGCGCGCTGACGCTGCGCGCCGGCCAGCAGCCCCCGGAAGCGACGGCACCGACCCGTGGGGCCACCGTGCCGCTCCTCACCATCGCCGACCTCCTCCACGACGGCAGGCCGGGCCAGGACCTGTCCACCGACTCGGTGCATGCCATCGCCGAGGAGGGGGACGTCGTGGTCGCCGGAGTGATCCGGGCCTTCCGAGCCTGGGTCCATGAAGGACCTCCGATGGCCGTCGGCCCCCAGCTCTACGTCCTGCGGGTGGACTCCGAGAAGCTGGACGCCCACTTCCTCGCTGGTTGTCTGCGCGCGCCGGCCAACGGGCGTCAGGCAGGCACCCACGCCTCCAGCTCGTCCCGGGTCGACATCCGGCGTCTCCAGGTGCTCCAGCTTCCCCTGGAGAAGCAGGTGGCGTATGCCGAGACGTTCCGCCGCCTCAGCGCATTCGAGGCACTGCTCACCATGGCCGACGGTCTGGGTAAGGGGCTGGCGGGCGACACCAACGACCATTTGGCAGCAGGAGGGCTGACCATCTGA